The Ficedula albicollis isolate OC2 chromosome 6, FicAlb1.5, whole genome shotgun sequence genome has a window encoding:
- the STK32C gene encoding serine/threonine-protein kinase 32C isoform X2: MFHWSKWKKRMGASASSSKRPVFDEREDVNFDHFQILRAIGKGSFGKVCIVQKRDTEKMYAMKYMNKQQCIERDEVRNVFRELEILQEIEHVFLVNLWYSFQDEEDMFMVVDLLLGGDLRYHLQQNVQFTEETVKLYICEMALALDYLRSQHIIHRDVKPDNILLDEQGHAHLTDFNIATIIRDGERATALAGTKPYMAPEIFHSFLSGGTGYSFEVDWWSLGIMAYELLRGWRPYDIHSNNPVESLVQLFSTVSVQYSSAWSRDTVGLLRKLLTVNPEHRFSCLEHMQGSAHLAGVAWSDVGEKRVEPGFVPNGRLHCDPTFELEEMILESRPLHKKKKRLAKNKSRDNSKDSSQSENDYLQECLEAIQQDFVIFNREKLKRSQEQPSGSVSTSETPDEAEAEPLHMCSSVCSSGSS; this comes from the exons TGAACTTTGACCACTTCCAGATTCTGCGGGCGATTGGGAAGGGGAGCTTTGGCAAG GTGTGCATCGTGCAGAAGAGGGACACGGAGAAGATGTACGCCATGAAGTACATGAACAAGCAGCAGTGCATCGAGAGGGACGAGGTGCGCAACGTCTTCCGGGAGCTGGAGATCCTGCAGGAGATCGAGCACGTCTTCCTGGTGAACCTCTG gtaTTCCTTCCAGGATGAGGAGGACATGTTCATGGTGGTGGACCTGCTCCTGGGGGGGGACCTGCGCTACCACCTGCAGCAGAACGTCCAGTTCACCGAGGAAACGGTGAAACTGTACATCTGTGAGATGGCCCTGGCCCTGGACTACCTGCGGAGCCAGCACATCATCCACAG AGATGTAAAACCAGACAACATCCTCCTCGATGAGCAAG GTCATGCCCATTTAACAGATTTTAATATTGCAACAATCATTAGGGACGGTGAAAGAGCGACAGCATTGGCTGGGACCAAGCCATACATGG ccccgGAGATCTTCCACTCCTTCCTGAGCGGCGGCACGGGCTATTCCTTCGAGGTGGACTGGTGGTCCCTGGGCATCATGGCCTACGAGCTGCTGCGGGGCTGG AGGCCCTACGACATCCACTCCAACAACCCCGTGGAGTCCCTGGTGCAGCTCTTCAGCACCGTCAGCGTCCAGTACTCCTCAGCCTGGTCCAGGGACACGGTCGGGCTGCTGAGGAAG ctgctgacAGTGAACCCCGAGCACCGTTTCTCGTGCCTGGAGCACATGCAGGgctcagctcacctggcagGTGTGGCGTGGAGCGACGTGGGCGAGAAGCGCGTGGAGCCGGGCTTCGTCCCCAAC GGCCGCCTGCACTGCGACCCCACCTTCGAGCTGGAGGAGATGATCCTGGAGTCCAGGCCCCTGcacaagaagaagaagaggctGGCCAAGAACAAGTCGAGGGATAACAGCAAGGACAGCTCCCAGTCT gaaaatgACTATCTCCAGGAATGCCTCGAAGCTATCCAGCAGGACTTTGTCATCTTCAACAGAGAGAA gctgaagaggagccaggagcagcccagcgGGTCCGTGTCCACCTCCGAGACCCCCGACGAGGCTGAGGCTGAGCCCCTGCACATGTGCAGCTCCGTGTGCTCCTCGGGCAGCAGCTAG
- the STK32C gene encoding serine/threonine-protein kinase 32C isoform X1, with translation MFHWSKWKKRMGASASSSKRPVFDEREDVNFDHFQILRAIGKGSFGKVCIVQKRDTEKMYAMKYMNKQQCIERDEVRNVFRELEILQEIEHVFLVNLWYSFQDEEDMFMVVDLLLGGDLRYHLQQNVQFTEETVKLYICEMALALDYLRSQHIIHRDVKPDNILLDEQGHAHLTDFNIATIIRDGERATALAGTKPYMAPEIFHSFLSGGTGYSFEVDWWSLGIMAYELLRGWRPYDIHSNNPVESLVQLFSTVSVQYSSAWSRDTVGLLRKLLTVNPEHRFSCLEHMQGSAHLAGVAWSDVGEKRVEPGFVPNKGRLHCDPTFELEEMILESRPLHKKKKRLAKNKSRDNSKDSSQSENDYLQECLEAIQQDFVIFNREKLKRSQEQPSGSVSTSETPDEAEAEPLHMCSSVCSSGSS, from the exons TGAACTTTGACCACTTCCAGATTCTGCGGGCGATTGGGAAGGGGAGCTTTGGCAAG GTGTGCATCGTGCAGAAGAGGGACACGGAGAAGATGTACGCCATGAAGTACATGAACAAGCAGCAGTGCATCGAGAGGGACGAGGTGCGCAACGTCTTCCGGGAGCTGGAGATCCTGCAGGAGATCGAGCACGTCTTCCTGGTGAACCTCTG gtaTTCCTTCCAGGATGAGGAGGACATGTTCATGGTGGTGGACCTGCTCCTGGGGGGGGACCTGCGCTACCACCTGCAGCAGAACGTCCAGTTCACCGAGGAAACGGTGAAACTGTACATCTGTGAGATGGCCCTGGCCCTGGACTACCTGCGGAGCCAGCACATCATCCACAG AGATGTAAAACCAGACAACATCCTCCTCGATGAGCAAG GTCATGCCCATTTAACAGATTTTAATATTGCAACAATCATTAGGGACGGTGAAAGAGCGACAGCATTGGCTGGGACCAAGCCATACATGG ccccgGAGATCTTCCACTCCTTCCTGAGCGGCGGCACGGGCTATTCCTTCGAGGTGGACTGGTGGTCCCTGGGCATCATGGCCTACGAGCTGCTGCGGGGCTGG AGGCCCTACGACATCCACTCCAACAACCCCGTGGAGTCCCTGGTGCAGCTCTTCAGCACCGTCAGCGTCCAGTACTCCTCAGCCTGGTCCAGGGACACGGTCGGGCTGCTGAGGAAG ctgctgacAGTGAACCCCGAGCACCGTTTCTCGTGCCTGGAGCACATGCAGGgctcagctcacctggcagGTGTGGCGTGGAGCGACGTGGGCGAGAAGCGCGTGGAGCCGGGCTTCGTCCCCAAC AAGGGCCGCCTGCACTGCGACCCCACCTTCGAGCTGGAGGAGATGATCCTGGAGTCCAGGCCCCTGcacaagaagaagaagaggctGGCCAAGAACAAGTCGAGGGATAACAGCAAGGACAGCTCCCAGTCT gaaaatgACTATCTCCAGGAATGCCTCGAAGCTATCCAGCAGGACTTTGTCATCTTCAACAGAGAGAA gctgaagaggagccaggagcagcccagcgGGTCCGTGTCCACCTCCGAGACCCCCGACGAGGCTGAGGCTGAGCCCCTGCACATGTGCAGCTCCGTGTGCTCCTCGGGCAGCAGCTAG